The DNA segment TACGACATGATGTACGGCAAAGAGCCGACCGCGTTCATGCGTTTCGCTGCGCTGCACGGCGCCCATGTGCGCGACGGCCTTGGCATGCTGGTGGAGCAGGCCGCCGAGGCTTTCTGCATCTGGCGCGGCGTGCGTCCGGCCACGGCCGCCGTGTATGCCGACTTGCGGTCGCAGTTGCAGCAGCCATGAAGCTGCCGCGCAAGCTATTGTTCTGGCTGTTTTTCGCGCCTGTGGCGCTGGTCCTGCTGGTGCAATTGTATTTTTTCCTGCAGATCGGCTGGTGGGTGCACTTCAATCCGGCTACCACCAGTTTCATGCGTCAGCAGCGCGCCGTTCTCCAGGAAAAAAATCCCGATTTTCAGCTGAAGCACAAATGGGTGCCGTACCAGCAAATCTCCCGCAATCTCAAGCGCGCCATCATCGCCTCCGAAGACGCCAACTTCTCCGAGCATGAAGGCGTGGATTGGGACGCACTGCAAAAGGCCTACGAAAAGAATATCCGCAAGGGCAAGGTGGTATCGGGAGGCTCGACCATCACGCAGCAGCTTGCCAAGAACCTGTTCCTCTCCGGTGAACGTAGTTACTTGCGCAAGGCGCAGGAATTCGTGATTGCCTACATGCTCGAATTCTGGATGAGCAAGGAAAGGATTTTCGAGATTTACCTGAACGTGGTCGAGTGGGGCAACGGCGTGTTTGGCGCCGAGGCCGCTGCGCGTCACTACTTCGGCACCACTGCAGCGAATCTGACGGCAAGCCAGGCGGCGCGGCTTGCCGTCATGTTGCCCAATCCGCGGTTTTTTGACAAGAATCGCGGCAGTGCTTACCTGACGCGTCGCGCCGGCCTGATCCTGCGCCGCATGGGTTCGGCCGAACTGCCGTAAGGGCGCCTGACCGCGCCAGATTTCCTGATGGCGCAAAGCCTGCGAATGACGCTTGCTTGTCGAGATCGTTAAACGTACACTTGCGCTGTTTTCGTTTTCTGGAGACCCGACTTGGGTAGTCCTACATCAAGTGACTGGCCGCGATTACGCAGTCGGTCGGCGAGACGGCGTTTCATGTAACTGTCATAAAGCGCCTCTCGCCAGCGGATTTGTCCGATGAGACAAGTCCTTGCGCGGGCAGGCGCGTCCAGGCCGTTGTCAGGCCGTGCCCCCCTGTTTTTATTCGACTTGCAGGTCACGCTGCAGGCTGCGCCGTTGGTGATGTCGCTGGTGGCTGGGAGAGTGCATGATTAACGTATTCATTTTGCAAAACGGCCGCTTGAATCAGGTCAACATCGATAGCCGGTCTGACCTGGAAAAACTCGCGCCGGTCTGGGTCGACCTGACCGATCCGAATGACGAGGAACGCTCCTGGGTCAAGAGCATTTACGGCGTGACCCTGCCGGGCGAAGACGAGGTCAAGGATATCGAGGCGTCGGCCCGTTATTACGAAGCCGAGAACGGCGACCTGCATTTGCGCACGGACTTCCTGCTGGACGAGGATGAGGGCCCGGCGCGGGTGATTACGGTCGCCTTCATCCTGGCGAGAAACGTGCTGTTCTCAGTGCATACCGATGATTTGCCGGTGTTTCGCCTGGTGCGCCTGCGAGCGCGCTCGCGGCCAGGCTCCATCGAGGATTACAAGGATGTGTTGCTGGACCTGTACGCGACCGATGCCGAGTATTCGGCAGATGCGCTCGAGGGGATTTATCAGAGCCTGGAAGAGGTGAGTCGCAGCGTCCTGAAAAAAGACTTCAGCGACCAGGACGCGGCATCGGCGCTGAACGCCATCGCCCACGAGGAAGACTTGAACGGGCGCATCCGCCGCAATATGATGGATACCCGGCGCGCCGTCGGTTACCTGATGCGCGGGCGCTTGCTGAACGCAGAGCAGTTCGACGAAGCGCGGCAGATCTTGCGCGACATCGAGTCGCTCGACGGTCACACAGCGTTCCTGTTCGACAAGATCAACTTCCTGATGGACGCCACCGTCGGTTTCATCAACATCAACCAGAACAAGATCATCAAGATCTTTTCGGTGGCCTCGGTGGCATTCCTGCCCCCAACCCTGATCGCCAGCATCTATGGCATGAATTTCAAGCTCCTGCCGGAACTGAACTGGGAGTGGGGTTATCCCTTCGCCATTTCGTTGATGCTGGCCAGCGCGATTGCGCCGTTTGCCTACTTCAAGCGGCGCGGCTGGCTGAAGTAAGGGGGGGCAGGGTCAGGCGAGGCTGGCGAAGACCTTGCGCGCCGCCTCGACGGTCGCATCGATAGTGGCATCGTCATGTTGGGCCGACACGAATCCTGCCTCGAACGCCGCCGGCGCGAAAAAGTGCCCGGCGTCCAGCATCGCGTGGAAGAAACGGTTGAATTTCTCGCGGTCGGTTTTCATCATTGCCGCATAGCTGTCAGGTTTGCTGTCCAGGAAGTAGATGCCGAACATGCCGCCCACCGAATCGGCGCAAAACGCCACGCCGGCGTCGGCGGCTGCCGCGCTCATGCCTTGCACCAGGCGGCTTGTCTGGCGCGTCAGTGATTCAAAGAAGCCCGGCGCCTGGATCAGTTTCAGGGTGGCGAGGCCGGCGGCCACGGCCACCGGATTGCCCGAGAGGGTGCCAGCCTGGTAGACGGGGCCGACCGGCGCCATATGTTGCATCAATTCCCGCTTGCCGCCGAACGCCGCCACGGGCAATCCGCCGCCGATGACCTTGCCCAGTGCGGTGATATCCGGCGTGATGCCATACAAAGACTGCGCGCCATGCAAGGCGGAGCGGAATCCCGACATCACCTCGTCCATGATCAGCACCGCGCCGTATTGCGTGCACAGGCGGCGCATGGCGCCGAGGAACTCAGGCGTGGCGCGCACCAGGTTCATGTTGCCGGCGATCGGTTCGACAATCACGCAGGCGATTTCATCGCCCATCTGCTCGAAGGCTTCTTCCAGTTGGGCGGTGTTGTTGTAGTCGAGCACCACGGTGTGCTGGACGAAGTCGGCCGGCACGCCGGCGGAGGTCGGGTTGCCGAACGTAAGCAGGCCGCTGCCGGCTTTCACCAGCAAGGAGTCGGCATGGCCGTGATAGCAGCCTTCAAACTTGACGATCTTGTCGCGGCCGGTGGCGCCGCGGGCCAGGCGCAACGCACTCATGGTGGCTTCTGTGCCGGACGATACCAGCCGCACCTGTTCGATCGACGGGACGAGGCGGCAGATCTCCTCCGCCATCTCGATTTCCGCTTCAGTCGGTGCGCCAAAGCTCAGGCCTTTTACGGCAGCATCCTGCACGGCCTTGACCACATCCGGGTGGGCATGGCCGACGATCGCCGGTCCCCACGAGCCCATGTAATCGGTGTAGCGCTTGCCGTCGGCATCCCACACGTAGGGGCCTTCGGCATGGGTGATGAATCGGGGCGTGCCGCCCACCGAGCGGAAGGCGCGAACGGGAGAGTTGACGCCGCCCGGCGTCGTGCGCTGGGCGCGTTCCATCAGGATATCGTTTTTGGATGTCATGCTGTATTCGGAAAAAAAGTGATCGATAATTTGGCGAAAGGCCTTACTGGGGCGGAACTTCGGCGTCCCCGGCAGGCGCATCTTCAGGGTCCCGCGTCCAGAAATAGCGGTCGGGCACCAGTTTGCCCATGCCCAGGCGGTGCGCGTTGGTGAGCGCCGCGACGGTGAATTCCTGCGCCTCGAAGATGGCCTCGGGCACTTCCAGGCCATTGGCCAGCAGGGCAGCGATGGTGGCCGACAGGGTGGTGCCAGCGCCGCTAAAGGAGCCGGAAATACGTTGCCAGTTATCCTGGCGCACCACGCCGCTGTCGGAAAACAGCGTATTGGCGACATCGTGCACATCCGTCGGGGTGCCGGTGACGAAGAGGTACTCGCAACCGAGGTCGATGATGCGCAAGGCGTCGACTGTCAGCGAGTCGTCGGTGGTCGGTTCGCGCCAGGTTTCGGCCAGGCGCCCGAGCTCAACCGCGGAGACCACCAACACCGTGGTTTGCGGAATCAGCAATTCGCGGATGGCTACCAGTAAATCTTCACTATCTTCGCTGCGGTCTGGCAAGGCAGACAGAAAAGGATCGAGAATGAGTGGAATATCCGGATAATCCGCGACGATTTCAGCAATTGCCGAAACATTTTCGATGCTGCCGACGGTGCCGACCTTGAAGGCTGCGACCGGCATATCCTCCAGGACCACGCGTGCCTGGTCCGCTACGCAGTCGACATCGATCACCTGGCTATCTTCGATCCGGGTGGTGTCGCCGATCAGGAGTGCAGTGACCACGGACAAACCGTGGCATCCCATCGCGGCAAATGAGGCCAGATCGGCTTGCAGACCCACAGCGCCCACCGGGTCGTTGACATTGAAGCTCAAAATGAGCGGGGAAGTTTGGTTTTGCACGGCCAGTAGATTAAGATATTCAACTTTCCATTTTACTTGATTGAAGGGCAGTCAACTGTGAGTAACGCAACATCGAACGAAGAATTCAAAACCTGGATGTGCCTGATCTGCGGCTGGGTCTATGACGAAGCCGCCGGCTTGCCGGATGAGGGAATTGCGCCGGGTACGCGCTGGGCGGATGTGCCAATGAATTGGACTTGCCCGGAGTGTGGTGCTCGTAAGGAAGATTTTGAAATGGTCGTGATTTAACAAATCGCCGACGTTATGTGTTGCAAGTGTGGGTGGGTTGCATTGCCAATTGGGAAACTTTTGGTATAAAAACCACGGCAAAGGAAAACTCTCGTGCAACGTTGTTCTAAAGCATCTTGCTTTTTGTTACAGTGGAATCGTATATTGGACAAAATCTGAATGAGAATAAGACGCCATGACAACACCGCAGGATAACGCCGGTATAAAGATTATGGTGATTGACGATAGCAGCACGATTCGCCGATCCGCCGAGATTTTTCTGGGGCAGGCCGGCTACCAGGTGGTGCTTGCCGAAGACGGCTTCGATGCGCTGGCCAAAATGAACGATCACAAGCCGTCGCTGATTTTCTGCGACATCCTGATGCCGCGCCTGGATGGATATCAGACCTGCGCGCTCATCAAGAAAAGTGCAAAGTTTCATGCCACGCCTGTCGTCATGCTTTCTTCCAAGGACGGCCTGTTTGACCGTGCGCGCGGCGCGATGGTCGGCTCGGATGCCTATCTGACCAAGCCGTTTACCAAGGACAGCCTGCTCAAAACCGTAAGCGAACATACAGCACAAGCACTTTCCAAGTAATTTTTTGACGCAAAGGTTGAAGATGTCTATTAAAAAGATTCTTATCGTGGATGACTCGCCGACAGAACGTTATTTTCTGACGGATATCCTGGTCAAGAACGGCTTTTCGGTATCGACTGCCGAAAACGGCGAAGAGGCCATTGTCAAGATCAAGGCGGACAAGCCACATCTCATCCTGATGGATGTGGTGATGCCGGGGCAGAATGGTTTCCAGGTGACGCGGGCGATTTCGCGCGATCCGGAAACCCAGGATGTGCCGATCATCATCTGCACCAGCAAGAACCAGGAAACCGACCGCATCTGGGGTTTGCGCCAGGGCGCGCGCGACTATGTAGTCAAGCCGGTCGATCCCCAGGAATTGTTGTCGAAGATTGCCGCACTCGGCTGATTGACGCCAAATGACCCAATCCACTTCGGATCCCGTCTCGGAAAAGAGCCTGGCAAAGCCGGATGCGCTGGCGCGCCGTACCCGCCTGCGCGAATTCCAGGCGCAGCTGCTCGAGCGCATGCAGGCTGCCCGTACCGGCGCCAGCCCGTATGCGCGCCAGCTCGGGGTGCTGATCGGGCAGCGCTACTGCCTGCTGAACCTGCAGGAAGCCGGCGAAATCATTTCGGTGGGCGCCATCACCGCGGTGCCGTTGACGCAAGACTGGTTCCTGGGTCTGACCAATGTCCGCGGCAGCCTGGTCAGCGTGATCGATCTGGCGCGCTTCCAGGGGCAGGCAGGGACTTCGATCGATCGTGAAAGCCGGGTCGTGGTGTTTGCCCCCGGCTTGTCTTTCAATAGCGGCATCCTGGTTTCGCGTGTGCTCGGTTTGCGCAATGTCGACGACATGCGGCCGCACGAAAACGAAGCCGAGGCGACGGCGTCCTGGGCGGTTCGGCAATATGTCGACCGTGATGCCCAGGTCTGGACCGAGCTCGATCTTTCCCTGATCGTGCAGGATGCGCAATTTTTGCATGTGGGCTTATAAGCGCCGGGCTCTACAGCCAGGCTGCAGCACAAACGGATTTTAGGAGACTCAGGAATGGCAATGGCGTTCAAAGTACCATTTTTATCCAAGGATAAAAAATCGGGGCAGGTCGATGAGACGGTCGGACAGGACGATGAATTGTCCGATTTGTCCGACGAGCAGATCGCCGAATACAAGCCGCTGAGCGCCAGTGCCACTCAGGGCGCCTCGGAAACGAGGACGCCGAGCGCGTACCAGTCCACGCCGAATCCGGATGCCACCTTCATTGGCGACGTGCTGCAGAAGAGCGGTAATATCCGCCTGCCGTGGATCGGCACGATGCCATTGCAGGAACAGGTGCGCGTGCTCTTGCTGATGCTGGGCCTGACGTTGTTGCTGGGTGCAATTTTTGCGTGGGCCAATTCGCGCGGCACATCGCTGGCAGCCACCCAGACCCAGATTGCGGCGGAAGCGCTGATGCATTCACAGCGTATCGGCAAGGCCGCGCCGAACGCGATCCAGGGTAACGAGGAAGCGTTCAGGCAACTGAAGGAAAGCCGCGACGCCCTGCAAGCCAACCTGAATATCCTGAACAACGGCGGTCCGTATCAGGGGCGCACCATTGGCGCGCCAAGCCAGGCCATGAAGCGTGTCGTGGAAGATACGCTGCGCGCCTGGGACCAGACGGAAAGTTCTGCCAGCACCATCCTCAAGCTGCAAGGCGAGCTGACTACCCTGGGCGCCACCCTGAAAAAAATGAATGCCATTTCTCCCGATATGCTGGAGCTGGCCGAGCAGGTCGCCACTCTCAAGGCGCAAGCCGGTGCCGCACCGCGGGAAATTTCCTCTGCCAGCCAATTGGTGATGCTGACCCAGCGCCTGGCGCGCAGCGCAAACGGTTTTCTGACGTCGCAGGGCATGAGCCCGGAAACAGCGTTTCAGCTTGGTAAGGATACCAACACTTTCGGCGACATTATCGAAGGGCTGCTCAACGGTAGCGACGTCATGCGCCTGGGAGCGGCACGCGATGCGGATACCCGTGAAAAACTGCTGGAACTGCAAGCCGTTTTCGCCGAATACCAGAAAGCGGTCGCAGGGATCCGCGGCAACGTGCAGAACTTCATCGCCGCCAAAAAAGCGGAACAATCGGTCTTCAACGAAAACGAGGCGCTCAAGAAGAGTCTGACCGTCTTGCAGGAAGCGTACCGCGAAGATCAGAATTCCTTCAGCGTCTCGTTCTTTGCCTTGGTATTGTTCGGTATTCTCGCGCTGGTCGCGGCGGCTGGTGTTGCCCTGGTAGTGCTGCAGGATAGCCGCAATCGCACCAAGGAAGCGGAAGACCAGCGCCAGGAAGCCGATGCCCAGCGTCAGCACGCGCAAATGCAGGAAGAGGAAGCCAAGCGCACCAACGACCAGAACCAGGCGGCGATTCTGCGGCTGATGAACGAACTGCAAGAGGTGGCCGACGGTGACTTGACGGTGCAGGCAACGGTGTCGGAAGACATTACCGGCGCGATCGCCGACTCGGTTAACTATACCGTGGAAGAGCTGCGCATCCTGGTCGGTCGCGTGACCAATACGGCCGAGCAGGTGACGACCGCATCGACGCAGGCGCAAAATATTTCGACCGAACTGCTGGTTGCATCACAAAAGCAATCGCGTGACATCCAGGAAACCGGTCAGGCCGTGCTGGAAATGGCGGTGCAGATTACCGATGTCTCCAAGTCGGCCAACGAGTCCGCGGAAGTGGCGCGGCAGTCGGTGACGGCGGCCGAAGAAGGCTCCCGTGCGGTGGAGAACGCCATCAAGGGTATGCATGAAATTCGCGACCAGATCCAGGAAACGTCCAAGCGAATCAAGCGCCTGGGTGAGTCTTCCCAGGAAATTGGTGAAATTACCGAACTGATTTCCGACATTACCGAACAGACCAACGTGCTGGCGCTGAATGCAGCCATCCAGGCAGCGTCTGCCGGCGAGGCAGGACGCGGCTTCTCGGTGGTTGCGGAAGAAGTGCAGCGCCTGGCGGAGCGCTCCGCCGAAGCGACCAAGCAGATTGGCGCGCTGGTGCGTACTATTCAGACCGATACCCACGATGCCGTGGCCGCTATGGAAAAGTCCACCCAGGGCGTGGTCGAGGGTGCCAAGCTGTCCGATGCTGCCGGTAGCGCACTGTCGGATATCCGGCGCGTGTCGAACCAGCTTGCCGAACTGATTCAGGGCATCTCGGCGGCGACGGAGCAGCAAGCGACTTCCGCCAATGGCGTCGCGCAAAGCATCCAGAGCATCCTGACGGTCACTGAGCATACCCAGGAAGGTACGCAACAGACCGCTGAATCGATTCGCGAACTCACCCGACTGGCCGAAGAACTCAAGAACTCGGTATCGCGCTTCCGCGTGGCTGCGTAACGGTCCAGTTGTTTTCCGGCCTTCGAGAGCCTGGCGCCCCGCTGTCGCGGGGCCATTAGTGATGCATGGTGGCGGGCCGGCCCGCCACCGATAGAATTTCCGCGAGGTAGTCATGACCACCCACTCTTCGGTTCCGCCACAAGGTGCCCGAGACAACTTCGATGCCGGTTCCCTGTCCTGGGTGATGGGTGAGATCCGCGAAGCCCTCGGCCGCTCCAAGACTGCGCTATTTGAAGCCGTAGCGCACGATGCGGATGCCCGTTCGACCTCGCTGCGCCAGGCAAAGACATTCCTGCACCAGGCGCATGGCGCGCTGCAAATCGTCGATATCGATGGCGTTGCGATCATCACCGAGACCACGGAAGACTTGCTTGACCGACTGGAGTCGGGCCAGATCGAACTGACCGACAGGGTTGCGCAAACTATTGAAAATGCCTACCAGGCACTGGCAGAGTACCTGGAAGAGTTGCTGGCTGGCGCGTCGCATCAGCCAGTGCGGCTATTCCCGTATTACAAGGCGTTGCTGGAGGCACGCGGCGCAGAACGCGTTCATCCCGCCGACCTGTTTTTTCCAAACCTGGCAATCCGCCCGCAACTGCCGCCGATCAATGACGCGGCCTTCTCTGAAAATATCGATTACGCCAGTTTGCGGCAGAAGTTTGAAAAGGCTTTGTTGCCGTTCTTGCGTAAGAACGATGCCGCGACCGAAACCGCCAACGCGCGGGCGATGCTCGATATCGTGGTCCAGGTGGAGCGCAGCCAGAGTAACCAGCAATCGCGCGTATTCTGGTGGGTCCTGCATGCCTTGGCAGAAGCGGTGGCAGCTGGACAAATTCCCAAGGAAATCTACGTCAAGCAGCTCTTTGCTCGCATCAATCTGCAGATCCGCCGCTTGTCGGAAGGGTCTGCCAGCATTGCCGAGCGCCTGCTGCGCGATGCACTGTTCTTTATTGCCCGCATCGAGCAACCTTCGCCACGTGCAGCACAGGTGCGCGGCGCCTATCAGCTCGACGGTCTGGTGCCGGTGGATTACGACCGCAAGCGCTATGGTCAGATCGACCCCGATGCGCTGGCGTTGGCCAAGACGCGCCTGAATCAGGCGAAAAATCTTTGGAACCGCATTGCTGGCGGCGACACCAGCGGCGCCGAAGCTTTTGGCAGTGAATTGAAGGGCTTGACAGAGGCGGTCAGCAAGCTTGGCGCACCTTCGCTGCTGAAGTTGTTGCGCGAACTGAACGGTATTGCCCGTCATGCTGCGGCCAGCTCGCAATCCGGCAGTGTACTCGGCCTCGAAATGGCGACCAGCCTGCTGTTTGTTGAAAATGCATTGGCCAATATTAGCCGTCTTGCCGAGGACTTCGCGCCACGCGCAGACGCCATGACCGCGCGGCTGTTGTCGATCGTGGCAGGCGAGAAGCCGACCGAATCGGCGCAATGGCTGGATGAAATGTCGCGCGAGGCGGAGCAGCGCCAAACCATGGCGGCGCTGGGCGGCGAAATGCAAAACAACCTGCGTCAGGTTGAGAAGCTGCTTGACGACTATTTCCGTGAACCCAAGGAACGGGCAGCATTGAGCCAGATTGAGCCGATCCTGCACCAGATCAGTGGCGCACTGGCGATCCTTGACCAGGAAGATGCCTTGCGTGCAGTGGAACATACGGTCGGTGCGGTGCGCGGCTTTGCTGAAACGCCAGAAGGCGAAAGTCCGGATGTCGCCGCTTTCCAGCACGTGGCCCAGAACGTCGGTGCTTTGAGTTTTTTCATCGAAACCCTGCAGCTGCAGCCGGAAAGTGCGAAGCACCGTTTCGCATTCGATGAGCGCAAGGGCGTGTTTCGCGCCAGGATGCTCGAGCGCGAAGATGCGGCCGACGGCGCCGAGCAGATCGTTGTCGTGCCCGCACTCGAGGATACTGGTGCACCGCAGCCTGCGCCGGACGCACTGGCGATCCTCGATGCCCCCTTGCCGACGGTGGAACAAGAGCTGGAACTGCATCAAAAGCAGTCGGCAGAATTAGCGAGGTGTCTTTCAGCAGAGCCAACTGACACCCGGCTCCAGGAACAACTGAAGGAATCGCTCGAACAAGTCCAGTTTGCCGCTGCACTGGTGGATAATCCGGAAGCCGGTGAACGCGCCCGGGTTGCCATGGACATGCTGGAAAGCGTTCCCACCGACGATACCATGGCGATGCTGGTGACGGCGACCGCCGAGCCCCAGCCCGAACCGGCGCCCGTGCAGGCGCCCGCTGTCATAGCTGCGCCGCCGGCGCAGGCCATCGTCGAGGATGTCGATGCCGAATTGCTCGAAATTTTCCTGTTCGAGGCGGACGAGGTATTGGGCTGCATTAATGCCACCATACCGCTGTCGCGCCATGAACCGCGAAACCAGGAACATTTGACGACCCTGCGGCGCTCCTTTCATACCCTGAAGGGTAGCGGACGCATGGTTGGCCTGAATGCTTTCGGTGAAGGTGCCTGGAGCGTCGAGCAAGTCATGAATCTGAAGCTGGCCGAGAGCCAGGGTGGCGATGCCGATTTGTACGCCTTGCTGGAAAAATCCTCGGAATTGTTGTCTGCCTGGGTAGCTGATCTGCAAACGACCGGCAAGTCGTCGCGGCGGCCAGATGCCTTGGTCGCCGCTGCTGATCGCATCCGCAATGGCGAGCCGTTCCGCTACGAAGAATCCCCGTTGGTTGAGGAAGTTGCCGCCGACGTGGCTGTGCCTGATGCGGTCGAGGAATCGCCAGCGGAAGCGATATTGGTCGAGCCATCTGTTATGGAACCGGCAATTGAGGCGCTGCCCACGACGATGGCGCCTGAAGATGCCGCATTGCTATTTCATCCGGACACAATCAAGGCGCTCGAGGCAACCGAAGCAATTGAAGCAGCTGAAGCAATCGACGCCACTGAAGCAATCGAAGCTACTGAAGCTGTTGACGCTGCCGATCCAATTGAAGCGTTATCCCTTGATTCAACGGCAACTATTGATGCTGGCGGAATTGATGCACTGTTGTCGTTTGACGATGCTGGCGCCGAATTTGCCGAATTTGCGATCGAACCTGCGCTGGAATCGGGCGAGGACACTGCGTTCTCCCTGCCGGTGCCGGACGAGGAAGTGGCGGAATTGCCATCGTCGGACGATGTGTTTGCGCAGTTTGATGAACCGGTAATTGCAGATCCTGCAGAAATTGTTTCGATTGCTGCGCAAGATGGCCCTGTTTTCGATGAAATCGTGATTCCCCAACCGGTGCCGGTTGGAGAAGTCATTGAATTTCCTTCCATGCAGGCGCCACTCGTGGCGCGTGACGATGGCGTCAAGTATATCGGTGACCTGGAAATCAGCGTTCCGCTGCATAATATTTACCTGGCTGAGACCGATGAGCTGGTGCGCATGCTGGCCAATGACATCGCTGAATGGCGACATGAGCCGGACCGTGAAGTCAACATTCTTGCCGTGCATGCTGCCCACTCGCTGGCGGGTAGCTCCGCAACTGTGGGATTCCATACGCTGCAGGAAGTGGCGCATGGGCTGGAAATGGCGCTGCAGTGTCTCTCCCGCAAGCCGACGATGCTTTCCGACGATGAGTTCGCCACGCTGGAAGCAAGTGTCGAGCGCCTGAAAACCATGCTGCAAATGTTTGCGCTGGGAGAAATGCCGGGGCATGAACCAGAGATGGTGCAGGCATTGGCGGATTTGCGGCAGGCAGTGGAAGCGCGCACCGCTGAATTGCCATTCGCGCCAGAGGCGGACTTGGCGGCAGCAGACTTGCCGGAGCCGACCCTCGCTGAACTCGAGGCAGCGGAAGCGCTGGCGACGTCGGCCGGATTGGCCATCGTCGACACGCCGCCGCCCGCACCGGTGCAGGCTGCTGTGGCAGAGCCGCAGTTGCAGGAACAGGGCCTGCCGGCCGAATTTGTCGCCAAGCCAGCTGAAAACGACGCTGTTGCCCCGACCATCGTCATCAAGGATGAACTGGATGCCGACCTGTTGCCGGTATTCCTGGAAGAAGGACGTGACATGTTGCCCGAGGTGGGTGAAAAGTTGCGCGGGTGGCAGCAAAACATGGGCGATAGCAGTTTCCCGCAGGCGCTCTTGCGGCTTTTGCACACGGTCAAGGGCAGTGCCCGCATGGCAGGTGCGATGCAACTCGGTCAGCACATGCATGAATTGGAAACCCGCATCGAATCCATCATGCATGCCGGATTCCCCTCGGCCCAGTCGCTGGACGACCTGATGTCGCGCTACGACTATGGCCTGCAACTGTTTGAAGTATTGCAAAACCCGGATGCTGCGCGGCCGACGCCGGCCGCTG comes from the Janthinobacterium sp. 17J80-10 genome and includes:
- a CDS encoding response regulator, yielding MSIKKILIVDDSPTERYFLTDILVKNGFSVSTAENGEEAIVKIKADKPHLILMDVVMPGQNGFQVTRAISRDPETQDVPIIICTSKNQETDRIWGLRQGARDYVVKPVDPQELLSKIAALG
- a CDS encoding chemotaxis protein CheW; this translates as MTQSTSDPVSEKSLAKPDALARRTRLREFQAQLLERMQAARTGASPYARQLGVLIGQRYCLLNLQEAGEIISVGAITAVPLTQDWFLGLTNVRGSLVSVIDLARFQGQAGTSIDRESRVVVFAPGLSFNSGILVSRVLGLRNVDDMRPHENEAEATASWAVRQYVDRDAQVWTELDLSLIVQDAQFLHVGL
- a CDS encoding rubredoxin, producing the protein MCLICGWVYDEAAGLPDEGIAPGTRWADVPMNWTCPECGARKEDFEMVVI
- the mtgA gene encoding monofunctional biosynthetic peptidoglycan transglycosylase, encoding MKLPRKLLFWLFFAPVALVLLVQLYFFLQIGWWVHFNPATTSFMRQQRAVLQEKNPDFQLKHKWVPYQQISRNLKRAIIASEDANFSEHEGVDWDALQKAYEKNIRKGKVVSGGSTITQQLAKNLFLSGERSYLRKAQEFVIAYMLEFWMSKERIFEIYLNVVEWGNGVFGAEAAARHYFGTTAANLTASQAARLAVMLPNPRFFDKNRGSAYLTRRAGLILRRMGSAELP
- a CDS encoding response regulator, with the protein product MTTPQDNAGIKIMVIDDSSTIRRSAEIFLGQAGYQVVLAEDGFDALAKMNDHKPSLIFCDILMPRLDGYQTCALIKKSAKFHATPVVMLSSKDGLFDRARGAMVGSDAYLTKPFTKDSLLKTVSEHTAQALSK
- the corA gene encoding magnesium/cobalt transporter CorA, whose amino-acid sequence is MINVFILQNGRLNQVNIDSRSDLEKLAPVWVDLTDPNDEERSWVKSIYGVTLPGEDEVKDIEASARYYEAENGDLHLRTDFLLDEDEGPARVITVAFILARNVLFSVHTDDLPVFRLVRLRARSRPGSIEDYKDVLLDLYATDAEYSADALEGIYQSLEEVSRSVLKKDFSDQDAASALNAIAHEEDLNGRIRRNMMDTRRAVGYLMRGRLLNAEQFDEARQILRDIESLDGHTAFLFDKINFLMDATVGFININQNKIIKIFSVASVAFLPPTLIASIYGMNFKLLPELNWEWGYPFAISLMLASAIAPFAYFKRRGWLK
- the hemL gene encoding glutamate-1-semialdehyde 2,1-aminomutase — protein: MTSKNDILMERAQRTTPGGVNSPVRAFRSVGGTPRFITHAEGPYVWDADGKRYTDYMGSWGPAIVGHAHPDVVKAVQDAAVKGLSFGAPTEAEIEMAEEICRLVPSIEQVRLVSSGTEATMSALRLARGATGRDKIVKFEGCYHGHADSLLVKAGSGLLTFGNPTSAGVPADFVQHTVVLDYNNTAQLEEAFEQMGDEIACVIVEPIAGNMNLVRATPEFLGAMRRLCTQYGAVLIMDEVMSGFRSALHGAQSLYGITPDITALGKVIGGGLPVAAFGGKRELMQHMAPVGPVYQAGTLSGNPVAVAAGLATLKLIQAPGFFESLTRQTSRLVQGMSAAAADAGVAFCADSVGGMFGIYFLDSKPDSYAAMMKTDREKFNRFFHAMLDAGHFFAPAAFEAGFVSAQHDDATIDATVEAARKVFASLA
- a CDS encoding methyl-accepting chemotaxis protein codes for the protein MAFKVPFLSKDKKSGQVDETVGQDDELSDLSDEQIAEYKPLSASATQGASETRTPSAYQSTPNPDATFIGDVLQKSGNIRLPWIGTMPLQEQVRVLLLMLGLTLLLGAIFAWANSRGTSLAATQTQIAAEALMHSQRIGKAAPNAIQGNEEAFRQLKESRDALQANLNILNNGGPYQGRTIGAPSQAMKRVVEDTLRAWDQTESSASTILKLQGELTTLGATLKKMNAISPDMLELAEQVATLKAQAGAAPREISSASQLVMLTQRLARSANGFLTSQGMSPETAFQLGKDTNTFGDIIEGLLNGSDVMRLGAARDADTREKLLELQAVFAEYQKAVAGIRGNVQNFIAAKKAEQSVFNENEALKKSLTVLQEAYREDQNSFSVSFFALVLFGILALVAAAGVALVVLQDSRNRTKEAEDQRQEADAQRQHAQMQEEEAKRTNDQNQAAILRLMNELQEVADGDLTVQATVSEDITGAIADSVNYTVEELRILVGRVTNTAEQVTTASTQAQNISTELLVASQKQSRDIQETGQAVLEMAVQITDVSKSANESAEVARQSVTAAEEGSRAVENAIKGMHEIRDQIQETSKRIKRLGESSQEIGEITELISDITEQTNVLALNAAIQAASAGEAGRGFSVVAEEVQRLAERSAEATKQIGALVRTIQTDTHDAVAAMEKSTQGVVEGAKLSDAAGSALSDIRRVSNQLAELIQGISAATEQQATSANGVAQSIQSILTVTEHTQEGTQQTAESIRELTRLAEELKNSVSRFRVAA
- a CDS encoding hydroxymethylpyrimidine/phosphomethylpyrimidine kinase, with protein sequence MQNQTSPLILSFNVNDPVGAVGLQADLASFAAMGCHGLSVVTALLIGDTTRIEDSQVIDVDCVADQARVVLEDMPVAAFKVGTVGSIENVSAIAEIVADYPDIPLILDPFLSALPDRSEDSEDLLVAIRELLIPQTTVLVVSAVELGRLAETWREPTTDDSLTVDALRIIDLGCEYLFVTGTPTDVHDVANTLFSDSGVVRQDNWQRISGSFSGAGTTLSATIAALLANGLEVPEAIFEAQEFTVAALTNAHRLGMGKLVPDRYFWTRDPEDAPAGDAEVPPQ